In the Microcebus murinus isolate Inina chromosome 14, M.murinus_Inina_mat1.0, whole genome shotgun sequence genome, one interval contains:
- the CNNM2 gene encoding metal transporter CNNM2 isoform X3, giving the protein MIGCGACEPEVKMAGGQAAAALPTWKMAARRSLSARGRGVLQAAAARLLPLLLLSCCCGAGGCAAAGENEETVIIGLRLEDTNDVSFMEGGALRVSERTRVKLRVYGQNINNETWSRIAFTEQERRPHSPGERGLGGPAPPEPDSGPQRCGIRTSDIIILPHIILNRRTSGIIEIEIKPLRKMEKSKSYYLCTSLSTPALGAGGPGSAAGAVGGKGGSGVAGLPPPPWAETTWIYHDGEDTKMIVGEEKKFLLPFWLQVIFISLLLCLSGMFSGLNLGLMALDPMELRIVQNCGTEKEKNYAKRIEPVRRQGNYLLCSLLLGNVLVNTTLTILLDDIAGSGLVAVVVSTIGIVIFGEIVPQAICSRHGLAVGANTIFLTKFFMMMTFPASYPVSKLLDCVLGQEIGTVYNREKLLEMLRVTDPYNDLVKEELNIIQGALELRTKTVEDVMTPLRDCFMITGEAILDFNTMSEIMESGYTRIPVFEGERSNIVDLLFVKDLAFVDPDDCTPLKTITKFYNHPLHFVFNDTKLDAMLEEFKKGD; this is encoded by the exons ATGATTGGCTGTGGCGCTTGTGAACCCGAAGTAAAGATGGCGGGCGGGCAGGCAGCCGCCGCACTGCCCACTTGGAAGATGGCGGCGCGCCGCAGCCTCAGCGCCCGCGGCCGGGGGGTCCTGCAGGCGGCTGCCGCGCGGCTGCTGCCGCTGCTACTGCTGAGCTGCTGCTGCGGCGCGGGCGGCTGCGCGGCGGCGGGCGAGAACGAGGAGACTGTGATCATCGGGCTGCGGCTGGAGGACACGAACGACGTGTCGTTCATGGAAGGGGGGGCGCTGCGGGTGAGCGAGCGGACCCGGGTCAAGCTGCGGGTGTACGGGCAGAACATCAACAACGAGACGTGGTCCCGCATCGCCTTCACCGAGCAGGAGCGGCGGCCCCACAGCCCCGGCGAGCGCGGGCTGGGGGGCCCCGCGCCGCCGGAGCCGGACAGCGGCCCCCAGCGCTGCGGCATCCGCACCTCAGACATCATCATCTTGCCCCACATCATTCTCAACCGCCGCACTTCGGGCATCATCGAGATCGAGATCAAGCCGCTGCGCAAGATGGAGAAGAGCAAGTCTTACTACCTGTGCACGTCGCTCTCCACGCCCGCCCTGGGCGCCGGCGGCCCGGGGTCTGCGGCTGGCGCCGTCGGGGGCAAGGGCGGCTCGGGGGTGGCCGGCCTCCCGCCGCCCCCGTGGGCCGAGACCACCTGGATTTACCACGACGGCGAGGACACCAAGATGATCGTAGGCGAGGAGAAGAAATTCCTGCTGCCCTTCTGGCTGCAGGTGATCTTCATTTCGCTACTGCTGTGTCTGTCGGGCATGTTCAGCGGCCTCAACCTGGGGCTCATGGCCCTGGACCCGATGGAGCTGCGCATCGTGCAGAACTGCGGCACCGAGAAGGAGAAGAATTACGCCAAGCGCATCGAGCCGGTGCGCAGGCAGGGCAACTACCTGCTGTGCTCGCTGCTGCTGGGCAACGTGCTGGTCAACACCACGCTCACCATCCTGCTGGACGACATCGCCGGCTCGGGCCTCGTGGCGGTTGTCGTCTCCACTATAGGCATCGTCATCTTCGGGGAGATCGTGCCCCAGGCTATCTGCTCCCGGCACGGCCTGGCTGTTGGGGCCAACACCATCTTCCTCACCAAGTTTTTCATGATGATGACCTTCCCCGCTTCTTACCCGGTCAGCAAGTTGCTGGACTGCGTCCTGGGCCAGGAGATAGGCACGGTCTACAACCGAGAAAAGCTGCTAGAGATGCTCCGGGTCACCGACCCCTACAACGACCTCGTTAAGGAGGAGCTGAACATCATCCAAGGGGCGCTGGAACTCCGCACCAAGACAGTAGAGGACGTAATGACCCCCCTCCGGGACTGCTTCATGATCACGGGCGAAGCCATCCTGGATTTCAACACCATGTCGGAGATCATGGAGAGCGGCTACACTCGCATTCCAGTATTTGAAGGGGAGCGCTCCAACATCGTGGACCTGCTCTTTGTCAAAGACTTGGCCTTCGTGGATCCAGATGACTGTACTCCCCTGAAAACCATCACCAAATTTTATAACCACCCCTTGCACTTTGTTTTCAATGACACCAAGTTGGACGCTATGCTGGAAGAATTTAAGAAAG GTGACTGA